In a genomic window of Bacteroidales bacterium:
- a CDS encoding Gfo/Idh/MocA family oxidoreductase: MNEKTKPFRWGLIGAGDIVRKRVASALQDTPGSEIIAVSRKQEEQAVAFAASLGVPKSYSRWEDLVSDPEIDGVYIATPVFMHAPMAIRAAECGKHVLCEKPMALSVAECDAMIEACRNHNVKLGIAYYRHFYPVVKRIREIISSGRLGNVVYAHCTAFESFDVPPDHPRHWFLEKDKAGGGPMFDFGCHRIEMLMYILGDIAEVKGMMTSVKLIREVEDTAIALLRFANNALATITVSHSISTRQDLLEIFGTNASAEVLSLNEGKMVLKLPGGEVPETHLSFHNPHRPLVADFIEAVRENREPAIPGETGRKVNEVLEALYR, translated from the coding sequence ATGAACGAAAAAACAAAGCCTTTTCGCTGGGGGCTGATCGGAGCCGGGGATATTGTACGCAAGAGAGTTGCCTCGGCGCTTCAGGACACACCGGGTTCTGAAATTATCGCTGTGAGCCGGAAGCAGGAAGAACAGGCTGTTGCTTTTGCCGCATCTCTTGGGGTACCTAAAAGCTATTCCCGATGGGAGGACCTGGTTTCTGATCCGGAAATTGACGGGGTATATATTGCCACACCGGTTTTTATGCATGCGCCCATGGCCATCCGCGCTGCCGAATGCGGCAAGCATGTTTTATGCGAAAAACCCATGGCCCTTTCGGTTGCTGAATGCGATGCCATGATAGAAGCCTGCAGAAATCACAATGTTAAACTGGGTATAGCGTATTACCGGCATTTTTATCCTGTTGTAAAACGCATCCGTGAAATTATTTCTTCCGGCCGGCTCGGGAATGTAGTATATGCGCACTGTACTGCTTTTGAGTCGTTTGATGTGCCTCCCGACCATCCACGGCACTGGTTTCTTGAAAAAGACAAAGCCGGCGGGGGGCCTATGTTTGATTTTGGATGCCACCGCATTGAAATGCTGATGTACATTCTTGGAGATATTGCTGAAGTAAAAGGAATGATGACCAGTGTAAAGCTGATCCGGGAAGTTGAGGACACGGCGATAGCCCTGCTGCGGTTTGCAAACAATGCACTGGCCACCATAACCGTATCGCACAGTATCAGTACGCGTCAGGATCTGCTGGAAATTTTCGGTACCAACGCATCGGCAGAGGTGCTTTCATTGAATGAGGGAAAGATGGTGCTGAAGCTTCCGGGAGGGGAAGTACCTGAGACCCATCTTTCGTTTCATAATCCCCACCGGCCGTTGGTTGCCGATTTTATCGAAGCTGTGCGTGAAAACCGTGAACCTGCGATACCGGGCGAAACGGGCAGGAAAGTGAATGAGGTTCTTGAAGCGCTTTACCGATAA